From a region of the Anaeromyxobacter sp. genome:
- a CDS encoding PAS domain S-box protein: MRPLSTSPQGDLPERARPHWLWYAPRVSIALFVVAFLGLLWVKHRQEAEEARDALIRDILWVEQSIRFSLDREVEQLQALDRGLGGRALDQAALDLLVSHLLPSTPGLTQVVVLDEQGRVVAGAPQSVEVGRPWVFEGAERDARETAYRLALGTGKAAWGPPFDAGDLHRFEVYVPRSRGGVRAGAVVGVHAIDGILAGLVPWWLAEKHRVTVRDASGAIVAAKSNVEAGGPEERTHQVPLEPPGQGLVLHLASYPTETQVLPSLITAALVGLAGAMLWNLWALRRHIQRRLATEQALRAEHGFRKAMEDSLHTGMRAVDLTGRVVYVNPAFCRMVGYQAGELIGEGGATRPYWPPEEQARIVEALEAARAGGASPTGIELRLMRRDGERFDALLYEAPLIDADGRQTGWMGSVLDITERKQARERTRQQEEKLAATARLITMGEMASALAHELNQPLAAIAGYTAGSLNLLRAGGPASAGVEEALRKTAQQAQRAGQIIRRVHEFVRQREPTRTAVRINSTVEEALGFAEAEARTRQVRIAVRLADDDPVLQADPVLLQQVLLNLLRNGMDAMAATPPAERRLEVTVARAEASVTVVVADRGCGLTPQVRDQMFQPFFTTKAGGMGMGLHICRSIMETHGGRVWAEANPAGGAVVAFSLPVEPA; the protein is encoded by the coding sequence ATGCGCCCCCTCTCCACCTCCCCCCAGGGCGACCTGCCCGAGCGCGCCCGGCCCCACTGGCTCTGGTACGCGCCGCGCGTCTCCATCGCCCTCTTCGTCGTGGCCTTCCTCGGCCTGCTCTGGGTGAAGCACCGGCAGGAGGCCGAGGAGGCCCGCGACGCGCTCATCCGGGACATCCTCTGGGTCGAGCAGTCCATCCGCTTCAGCCTGGACCGGGAGGTGGAGCAGCTGCAGGCGCTCGACCGGGGGCTGGGCGGCCGCGCGCTCGACCAGGCGGCCCTGGACCTGCTGGTCTCGCACCTCCTGCCGTCCACGCCGGGGCTCACCCAGGTGGTGGTGCTGGACGAGCAGGGGCGGGTGGTGGCGGGGGCGCCCCAGTCCGTCGAGGTCGGGCGCCCCTGGGTCTTCGAGGGGGCCGAGCGCGACGCCCGCGAGACCGCCTACCGGCTCGCCCTGGGCACCGGCAAGGCGGCCTGGGGCCCGCCCTTCGACGCCGGCGACCTGCACCGCTTCGAGGTCTACGTGCCCCGCTCGCGCGGCGGCGTCCGCGCCGGCGCGGTGGTGGGGGTGCACGCCATCGACGGCATCCTGGCCGGGCTGGTCCCCTGGTGGCTGGCCGAGAAGCACCGGGTCACGGTCCGCGACGCCAGCGGCGCCATCGTGGCGGCCAAGTCGAACGTGGAGGCCGGCGGCCCGGAGGAGCGGACCCACCAGGTGCCGCTGGAGCCGCCCGGCCAGGGGCTGGTGCTGCACCTGGCCTCCTACCCCACCGAGACCCAGGTGCTGCCCAGCCTCATCACCGCGGCGCTGGTCGGGCTGGCCGGGGCCATGCTGTGGAACCTGTGGGCGCTGCGCCGCCACATCCAGCGCCGCCTGGCCACCGAGCAGGCGCTGCGCGCCGAGCACGGCTTCCGCAAGGCCATGGAGGACTCGCTGCACACCGGCATGCGGGCGGTGGACCTGACCGGCCGGGTGGTCTACGTGAACCCGGCCTTCTGCCGCATGGTGGGCTACCAGGCCGGCGAGCTCATCGGCGAGGGCGGCGCCACGCGCCCCTACTGGCCCCCCGAGGAGCAGGCCCGCATCGTGGAGGCCCTGGAGGCCGCCCGCGCCGGCGGGGCCTCGCCCACCGGCATCGAGCTCAGGCTGATGCGGCGCGACGGCGAGCGCTTCGACGCCCTGCTCTACGAGGCCCCGCTCATCGACGCCGACGGCCGCCAGACCGGCTGGATGGGCTCGGTGCTGGACATCACCGAGCGCAAGCAGGCCCGTGAGCGGACCCGCCAGCAGGAGGAGAAGCTGGCGGCCACCGCCCGCCTCATCACCATGGGCGAGATGGCCTCGGCGCTGGCCCACGAGCTCAACCAGCCGCTGGCGGCCATCGCCGGCTACACCGCCGGCAGCCTCAACCTGCTGCGGGCCGGCGGCCCGGCCAGCGCCGGCGTCGAGGAGGCGCTCCGGAAGACCGCCCAGCAGGCGCAGCGGGCCGGCCAGATCATCCGGCGGGTCCACGAGTTCGTGCGCCAGCGCGAGCCGACCCGCACCGCGGTGCGCATCAACTCCACCGTGGAGGAGGCCCTGGGCTTCGCCGAGGCCGAGGCCCGCACCCGCCAGGTGCGCATCGCCGTGCGCCTGGCCGACGACGACCCGGTGCTGCAGGCCGACCCGGTGCTGCTGCAGCAGGTGCTGCTCAACCTGCTGCGCAACGGCATGGACGCCATGGCCGCCACGCCGCCGGCCGAGCGGCGCCTGGAGGTGACGGTGGCGCGCGCCGAGGCGTCGGTCACGGTGGTGGTGGCCGACCGCGGCTGCGGCCTGACCCCGCAGGTGCGCGACCAGATGTTCCAGCCCTTCTTCACCACCAAGGCCGGCGGCATGGGCATGGGGCTGCACATCTGCCGCTCCATCATGGAGACCCACGGCGGCCGGGTGTGGGCCGAGGCCAACCCGGCCGGCGGCGCGGTGGTGGCCTTCTCGCTCCCGGTGGAGCCGGCGTGA
- a CDS encoding TRAP transporter substrate-binding protein yields MAHPARPLLAALALAALPAPGAAAPPIVIRFSHVVAVDTPKGQAAELFARRAAELTRGRVQVRVFPNGTLYKDQEEIQALQLGAVELLAPSLSKFGPIGVREFEVFDLPFLFEDEAALRKVTGGAVGQMLLRRLQPKGLLGLGFWDSGFKSFSANRPLHRPEDFRGLRIRIQASGVLDAQMRALGALPQVLPFPEVYRALEAGVVDGAENPIANFWTQGMYRVQKHLSLTRHGYLGYAVITNRRFWDALPADLRRALEQALDEATEHANRLAHQRDEEDLERVRRTGTTVVFVPSGAERQAFVRALLPVHQAMEQRLGPDLIRAIYQATGTSPPAP; encoded by the coding sequence ATGGCCCACCCGGCACGCCCCCTGCTCGCCGCCCTCGCCCTCGCCGCGCTCCCCGCCCCCGGCGCGGCCGCGCCGCCCATCGTCATCCGCTTCAGCCACGTGGTGGCGGTGGACACGCCCAAGGGCCAGGCGGCCGAGCTCTTCGCCCGGCGCGCCGCCGAGCTCACCCGGGGTCGGGTCCAGGTGCGGGTCTTCCCCAACGGCACGCTCTACAAGGACCAGGAGGAGATCCAGGCCCTGCAGCTGGGCGCCGTCGAGCTGCTGGCCCCCTCCCTCTCCAAGTTCGGCCCCATCGGCGTGCGCGAGTTCGAGGTCTTCGACCTGCCGTTCCTGTTCGAGGACGAGGCGGCGCTGCGCAAGGTGACCGGCGGGGCGGTGGGGCAGATGCTGCTCAGGCGGCTCCAGCCGAAGGGGCTGCTGGGGCTGGGCTTCTGGGACTCGGGCTTCAAGTCCTTCTCCGCCAACCGTCCGCTGCACCGGCCCGAGGACTTCCGCGGGCTGCGCATCCGCATCCAGGCCTCCGGCGTCCTCGACGCCCAGATGCGGGCCCTGGGGGCGCTGCCCCAGGTGCTCCCCTTCCCCGAGGTCTACCGGGCGCTGGAGGCCGGCGTGGTGGACGGGGCCGAGAACCCCATCGCCAACTTCTGGACGCAGGGCATGTACCGGGTGCAGAAGCACCTCTCCCTGACGCGCCACGGCTACCTGGGCTACGCGGTCATCACCAACCGGCGCTTCTGGGACGCCCTGCCGGCCGACCTCAGGCGGGCGCTGGAGCAGGCGCTGGACGAGGCCACCGAGCACGCCAACCGGCTGGCCCACCAGCGGGACGAGGAGGACCTGGAGCGGGTCCGGCGGACCGGCACCACGGTCGTCTTCGTGCCCAGCGGCGCCGAGCGGCAGGCCTTCGTGCGGGCCCTCCTGCCGGTCCACCAGGCCATGGAGCAGCGGCTGGGGCCGGACCTGATCCGGGCCATCTACCAGGCCACCGGCACCAGCCCGCCCGCACCCTGA
- a CDS encoding ABC transporter substrate-binding protein codes for MSKLASRILALAGAVALALPAAVAAAPVKIGFINTITGPQAPIGENLTNGMELAVEDLKKKGADVQVIKQDDTGKPDKAISAIEQLATGDEVSVVVGPYTSACAAAVAKQSEQYAIPQVIPAASKEDITRQGYKWVFRLNAPGHVYAQSLIDAALSFGKPKTVAFIYESTDFGSSLSKVGKEYAAKKGLTVVADEGYQAGSPDYRSTLTKVKAANPDLVFMVSYVADAILLMRQSREVGLKPQAFLGGGAGFDTAQFEKEAEISTNVFSVTQWTPDSSKASEEFAKRYEAKFGKRPTYHAACAYTAMMVAGEAAVKAGGDRVKTRDALQGGTWSNIMGTVDFQDFDGFNNQNKVVMPVTQYQGGKSLTVYPANLSKGNKAVYPFPGWK; via the coding sequence ATGTCGAAGCTCGCGTCCCGCATCCTGGCCCTGGCCGGCGCCGTCGCGCTGGCCCTGCCCGCCGCCGTCGCCGCCGCTCCCGTCAAGATCGGCTTCATCAACACCATCACCGGCCCGCAGGCGCCCATCGGCGAGAACCTGACCAACGGCATGGAGCTGGCGGTCGAGGACCTGAAGAAGAAGGGCGCCGACGTCCAGGTCATCAAGCAGGACGACACCGGCAAGCCCGACAAGGCCATCAGCGCCATCGAGCAGCTGGCCACCGGCGACGAGGTCTCGGTGGTGGTCGGCCCGTACACCTCGGCCTGCGCCGCCGCCGTCGCCAAGCAGTCCGAGCAGTACGCCATCCCCCAGGTGATCCCGGCCGCCTCCAAGGAGGACATCACCCGCCAGGGCTACAAGTGGGTCTTCCGCCTCAACGCGCCGGGCCACGTCTACGCCCAGTCGCTCATCGACGCCGCCCTCTCCTTCGGCAAGCCCAAGACGGTGGCCTTCATCTACGAGTCCACCGACTTCGGCTCCTCGCTCTCCAAGGTCGGCAAGGAGTACGCCGCCAAGAAGGGGCTCACCGTGGTGGCCGACGAGGGGTACCAGGCCGGCTCGCCCGACTACCGCTCCACCCTCACCAAGGTGAAGGCCGCCAACCCGGACCTGGTCTTCATGGTCTCCTACGTGGCCGACGCCATCCTGCTCATGCGGCAGTCGCGCGAGGTCGGCCTCAAGCCGCAGGCCTTCCTGGGCGGCGGCGCCGGCTTCGACACGGCCCAGTTCGAGAAGGAGGCGGAGATCTCCACCAACGTCTTCTCGGTGACGCAGTGGACCCCCGACTCCAGCAAGGCCTCCGAGGAGTTCGCCAAGCGCTACGAGGCCAAGTTCGGCAAGCGGCCCACCTACCACGCGGCCTGCGCCTACACCGCCATGATGGTGGCGGGCGAGGCGGCCGTGAAGGCCGGCGGCGACCGGGTCAAGACCCGCGACGCGCTGCAGGGCGGCACCTGGAGCAACATCATGGGCACCGTCGACTTCCAGGACTTCGACGGCTTCAACAACCAGAACAAGGTCGTCATGCCGGTCACCCAGTACCAGGGCGGCAAGTCGCTGACGGTCTACCCGGCCAACCTGTCCAAGGGGAACAAGGCCGTCTACCCGTTCCCGGGCTGGAAGTAG
- a CDS encoding branched-chain amino acid ABC transporter permease — protein MLLLQSILSGVLVGGVYALIGVGLTMIFGVMRVINFAHGDLLMMGMYLTWLIFTAFGIDPYLSLVISAPILFLWGAFLQKVFINRVLGALPQNQILLTIGLGLIMSNAMMLIFTSDYRILTTSYSSSSVKLFETAPTVDAMGVVTAAADTSSLSISLPLLYSFLVTAGITAALFWFLAKTDTGQAIRATAQDRDAAQLMGINVKRMSVLAFGLGTALAGIAGALLAPTYYIFPQVGGPFTLKAFVVVVLGGMGSIVGATLGGVLIGVTESVSAVYVASGLKELVVYVLFLLILLFRPAGLLGKSKT, from the coding sequence ATGCTGCTCCTGCAATCGATCCTGTCGGGTGTCCTGGTGGGCGGCGTCTACGCGCTCATCGGCGTCGGCCTCACCATGATCTTCGGCGTCATGCGCGTCATCAACTTCGCGCACGGCGACCTGCTCATGATGGGCATGTACCTGACCTGGCTGATCTTCACGGCCTTCGGCATCGACCCCTACCTCTCGCTGGTCATCAGCGCGCCCATCCTCTTCCTGTGGGGCGCCTTCCTGCAGAAGGTCTTCATCAACCGGGTGCTGGGGGCCCTGCCGCAGAACCAGATCCTCCTCACCATCGGGCTGGGGCTCATCATGAGCAACGCCATGATGCTGATCTTCACCTCCGACTACCGCATCCTCACCACCAGCTACTCCTCCTCCTCGGTGAAGCTCTTCGAGACCGCCCCCACGGTGGACGCCATGGGCGTGGTCACGGCGGCCGCGGACACCTCCAGCCTCTCCATCTCGCTGCCGCTGCTCTACTCGTTCCTGGTGACGGCCGGCATCACCGCCGCCCTCTTCTGGTTCCTGGCCAAGACCGACACCGGGCAGGCCATCCGCGCCACCGCCCAGGACCGTGACGCCGCCCAGCTCATGGGCATCAACGTGAAGCGCATGTCGGTGCTGGCCTTCGGCCTCGGCACCGCCCTGGCCGGCATCGCCGGCGCGCTGCTGGCGCCCACCTACTACATCTTCCCGCAGGTGGGCGGCCCCTTCACCCTCAAGGCCTTCGTGGTGGTGGTGCTGGGCGGCATGGGCAGCATCGTGGGCGCCACCCTGGGCGGCGTCCTGATCGGCGTGACCGAGTCGGTGTCGGCGGTCTACGTGGCCAGCGGCCTCAAGGAGCTGGTGGTCTACGTCCTCTTCCTGCTCATCCTCCTCTTCCGACCGGCCGGCCTGCTCGGCAAGTCGAAGACCTGA
- a CDS encoding branched-chain amino acid ABC transporter permease: MSLLRSLRPPRGFSMPAFLTYLAVIILVALVPQVTRKPLILHMWIMVFLAISQGAAWNVIGGYTGQYSVGHAAYFGIGAYTTMMLLELHQIAPWYGIGLAIINAVLLAAVIGSITFRLRGPYFVLASIAVAEIMRLAALHFKDFTRGAEGILLNGIPPLETPFFTINFVGKQPFFYASLALAVIVISVNWFVQHTKLGYYFQAIREDQDAAHSLGINLTLHKNLALGISAAFTAWAGGLFALYVRFIDPTIVLGIDVSVQMVLICIIGGIGTILGPVVGSIVLVLLSETLRNPKWLVQAGLAASDSTTIAFIEARLSNAHVLFYGVLVVVVILFAPDGLLGLLRNAMARLKRRGAPPDAAPAPKAAS; this comes from the coding sequence ATGTCCCTGCTCCGCTCGCTGCGCCCGCCTCGCGGGTTCTCCATGCCGGCCTTCCTGACCTACCTGGCGGTCATCATCCTGGTGGCGCTGGTGCCGCAGGTGACCCGCAAGCCGCTCATCCTGCACATGTGGATCATGGTCTTCCTGGCCATCTCGCAGGGGGCCGCCTGGAACGTCATCGGCGGCTACACCGGCCAGTACTCGGTGGGCCACGCCGCCTACTTCGGCATCGGCGCCTACACCACCATGATGCTGCTGGAGCTGCACCAGATCGCCCCCTGGTACGGCATCGGCCTGGCCATCATCAACGCCGTGCTGCTGGCGGCGGTCATCGGCAGCATCACCTTCCGCCTGCGCGGCCCGTACTTCGTGCTGGCCTCCATCGCGGTGGCCGAGATCATGCGGCTGGCCGCCCTGCACTTCAAGGACTTCACCCGCGGCGCCGAGGGCATCCTGCTCAACGGCATCCCGCCGCTGGAGACGCCCTTCTTCACCATCAACTTCGTGGGGAAGCAGCCCTTCTTCTACGCCTCGCTGGCGCTGGCGGTGATCGTCATCAGCGTCAACTGGTTCGTGCAGCACACCAAGCTGGGCTACTACTTCCAGGCCATCCGCGAGGATCAGGACGCCGCCCACAGCCTGGGCATCAACCTGACCCTGCACAAGAACCTGGCCCTGGGCATCTCGGCGGCCTTCACCGCCTGGGCCGGCGGCCTCTTCGCCCTCTACGTGCGCTTCATCGACCCCACCATCGTGCTGGGCATCGACGTCTCGGTGCAGATGGTGCTGATCTGCATCATCGGCGGCATCGGCACCATCCTCGGGCCGGTGGTGGGCTCGATCGTGCTGGTGCTGCTCTCCGAGACCCTGCGCAACCCCAAGTGGCTGGTGCAGGCCGGCCTGGCGGCCTCCGACTCCACCACCATCGCCTTCATCGAGGCGCGGCTCTCCAACGCCCACGTGCTCTTCTACGGCGTGCTGGTGGTGGTGGTGATCCTCTTCGCGCCGGACGGCCTGCTCGGCCTGCTGCGCAACGCCATGGCCCGCCTCAAGCGGCGCGGCGCGCCGCCCGACGCCGCGCCCGCGCCGAAGGCCGCGTCCTAG
- a CDS encoding ABC transporter ATP-binding protein: MSAILEISHVSKFFGGLAANSDVSFDVQLGTIMGLIGPNGAGKTTLFNCITGYYPPSKGEVRFKGVVMNGLQPDEVCRLGMARTWQKVRPLAKLSVLDNVMVGALCRTHSLKVAREVAHEQLKVVRLDHKSGFLAGGLPIGERKKLEVARVLATKPELLLLDEVMGGLNPAESEEIILLILELKKLGLTQVVIEHDMKAIMRLSDRIVVLNSGEKLAEGGPREVAENKDVVTAYLGEAVDA; this comes from the coding sequence ATGTCAGCCATCCTCGAGATCAGCCACGTCTCCAAGTTCTTCGGCGGCCTGGCCGCCAACTCGGACGTCTCCTTCGACGTCCAGCTCGGCACCATCATGGGGCTCATCGGCCCCAACGGCGCCGGGAAGACCACCCTCTTCAACTGCATCACCGGCTACTACCCACCCTCCAAGGGCGAGGTGCGGTTCAAGGGCGTGGTCATGAACGGCCTGCAGCCCGACGAGGTGTGCCGCCTGGGCATGGCCCGCACCTGGCAGAAGGTGCGCCCGCTGGCCAAGCTGTCGGTGCTCGACAACGTCATGGTGGGCGCCCTGTGCCGCACCCACTCCCTCAAGGTGGCGCGCGAGGTGGCCCACGAGCAGCTCAAGGTGGTCCGGCTCGACCACAAGTCGGGCTTCCTGGCCGGCGGCCTGCCCATCGGCGAGCGCAAGAAGCTGGAGGTGGCGCGGGTGCTGGCCACCAAGCCGGAGCTGCTGCTGCTCGACGAGGTCATGGGCGGCCTCAACCCGGCCGAGTCGGAGGAGATCATCCTGCTCATCCTGGAGCTCAAGAAGCTCGGGCTGACCCAGGTGGTCATCGAGCACGACATGAAGGCCATCATGCGGCTGTCGGACCGGATCGTGGTGCTCAACTCGGGCGAGAAGCTGGCCGAGGGCGGACCGCGCGAGGTGGCGGAGAACAAGGACGTCGTCACCGCCTACCTGGGGGAGGCCGTCGATGCTTGA
- a CDS encoding ABC transporter ATP-binding protein, whose amino-acid sequence MLEIKELGFAYGDLKVLWGVDLAVKQGEIVTVVGANGAGKSTILRNCSRLVKPGSGSLTFQGEDLSKLQSHEVVERGLVQVPEARRIFPEMTVVENLRMGSYLPATRKDRAKNMERVFGLFPRLAERKKQLGGTMSGGEQQMLAIGRGLMTNPKLLLLDEPSLGLSPLFVKNIFEIIKQINAQGTTILLVEQNVFQSLRISHRAYVLETGRVVLTGTGAELLDNAHVKKAFLGI is encoded by the coding sequence ATGCTTGAGATCAAGGAGCTGGGGTTCGCCTACGGCGACCTCAAGGTGCTGTGGGGCGTCGACCTCGCGGTGAAGCAGGGCGAGATCGTCACCGTGGTGGGCGCCAACGGCGCCGGCAAGTCGACCATCCTGCGCAACTGCTCCCGCCTGGTGAAGCCCGGCTCCGGCTCCCTCACCTTCCAGGGCGAGGACCTGTCGAAGCTGCAGTCGCACGAGGTGGTGGAGCGCGGCCTGGTGCAGGTGCCGGAGGCCCGCCGCATCTTCCCGGAGATGACGGTGGTGGAGAACCTGCGCATGGGCAGCTACCTGCCCGCCACGCGCAAGGACCGCGCCAAGAACATGGAGCGGGTCTTCGGCCTGTTCCCGCGCCTGGCGGAGCGCAAGAAGCAGCTGGGCGGCACCATGTCCGGCGGCGAGCAGCAGATGCTGGCCATCGGGCGCGGCCTGATGACCAACCCCAAGCTGCTGCTGCTGGACGAGCCCAGCCTGGGGCTCTCACCCCTCTTCGTGAAGAACATCTTCGAGATCATCAAGCAGATCAACGCGCAGGGGACCACCATCCTGCTGGTGGAGCAGAACGTCTTCCAGTCCCTGCGCATCAGCCACCGGGCGTACGTGCTCGAGACCGGCCGGGTGGTGCTGACCGGCACCGGCGCCGAGCTGCTCGACAACGCCCACGTCAAGAAGGCCTTCCTGGGGATCTAG
- a CDS encoding CBS domain-containing protein yields the protein MSEKKLTVGDWMTKNPITIQEDASIIEAIHLLKERNIRRLPVMKGSAIAGLVTEKMLFGYVPTKVTSMDQWEVHFLLAKTPVKAAMNPKPYTVSPSTPIAEAAKLLHDRKLNGVIVVDGGGALVGLITTTNALEALIYFAEVAGR from the coding sequence ATGAGCGAGAAGAAGCTGACCGTCGGCGACTGGATGACGAAGAACCCCATCACCATCCAGGAGGACGCCTCCATCATCGAGGCCATCCACCTGCTGAAGGAGCGGAACATCCGGCGCCTGCCGGTCATGAAGGGCTCGGCCATCGCCGGCCTGGTCACCGAGAAGATGCTGTTCGGCTACGTGCCGACCAAGGTCACCTCGATGGACCAGTGGGAGGTGCACTTCCTGCTCGCCAAGACCCCGGTCAAGGCGGCCATGAACCCCAAGCCGTACACGGTGAGCCCCTCCACCCCCATCGCCGAGGCGGCCAAGCTGCTGCACGACCGCAAGCTGAACGGCGTGATCGTGGTGGACGGCGGCGGCGCGCTGGTGGGGCTCATCACCACCACCAACGCCCTCGAGGCGCTCATCTACTTCGCCGAGGTGGCCGGGCGGTAG
- a CDS encoding sulfite exporter TauE/SafE family protein: protein MTLSQAAFLTAASVGAGVINAIAGGGTLLTFPALLSVLPAGPAAAVTANATNTLALWAGQLSGAFAYRKHLREERARAISLAVPSAIGGLLGSALVLALPEKVFAAVVPWLIVFACVLLAVQGPLKRWLAKVPGADHPAALWVVQLLISIYGGYFGAGMGILMLAAMSVLLPSSGQHANALKVLLSFLANGAAALLFLAMGAADLRLALLLAVGSTLGGWGGAHLAQRMPPAAMRGVAIAVGLYAAGRMLLMA from the coding sequence ATGACCCTCTCCCAGGCCGCGTTCCTGACCGCCGCGTCGGTCGGCGCCGGCGTCATCAACGCCATCGCGGGTGGGGGCACGCTCCTCACCTTCCCGGCCCTGCTGTCGGTGCTGCCGGCGGGGCCGGCGGCCGCGGTGACCGCCAACGCCACCAACACCCTGGCCCTGTGGGCCGGCCAGCTCTCCGGGGCCTTCGCCTACCGCAAGCACCTCCGGGAGGAGCGGGCCCGGGCCATCTCGCTGGCCGTGCCGTCGGCCATCGGCGGTCTCCTGGGCTCGGCCCTGGTGCTGGCCCTGCCGGAGAAGGTCTTCGCGGCCGTGGTGCCGTGGCTGATCGTCTTCGCCTGCGTGCTGCTGGCGGTGCAGGGGCCGCTGAAGCGCTGGCTGGCCAAGGTGCCAGGGGCCGACCACCCGGCCGCGCTCTGGGTGGTGCAGCTGCTCATCTCCATCTACGGCGGCTACTTCGGCGCGGGCATGGGTATCCTCATGCTGGCGGCCATGAGCGTGCTGCTGCCGTCCAGCGGCCAGCACGCCAACGCCCTCAAGGTGCTGCTCTCGTTCCTGGCCAACGGCGCCGCCGCGCTGCTGTTCCTGGCCATGGGGGCCGCCGACCTGCGCCTGGCGCTGCTGCTGGCGGTCGGGTCCACCCTGGGCGGCTGGGGCGGGGCGCACCTGGCCCAGCGCATGCCGCCGGCCGCCATGCGCGGCGTGGCCATCGCGGTCGGCCTCTACGCGGCCGGCCGGATGCTGCTGATGGCCTGA
- a CDS encoding thioredoxin family protein yields the protein MTPSAAALTLALALAPLTSLAAELGQPAPDFTLPDLDGRPVRLADLKGKVVVLEWFNPGCPYVVAAHTKGSLVDAAARAATQGVVWLAVNSGAPGKQGAGAEVNRAAKAAWKLPHPVLLDESGEVGRAYGATNTPHLFVIDAAGRLAYRGAVDNSPDGERGAPEGGALVEYAAAAVDDLRSGRPVRVPTTKAYGCGVKYAR from the coding sequence ATGACCCCCAGCGCCGCCGCCCTCACCCTCGCCCTGGCCCTCGCCCCCCTCACCTCCCTCGCCGCCGAGCTGGGCCAGCCCGCCCCGGACTTCACCCTCCCCGACCTCGACGGTCGGCCGGTGCGGCTCGCCGACCTGAAGGGCAAGGTGGTGGTCCTGGAGTGGTTCAACCCCGGCTGCCCCTACGTGGTGGCCGCCCACACCAAGGGCTCGCTGGTGGACGCGGCCGCCCGCGCGGCCACGCAGGGCGTGGTCTGGCTGGCCGTCAACTCCGGCGCGCCCGGCAAGCAGGGCGCCGGGGCGGAGGTCAACCGGGCCGCCAAGGCGGCCTGGAAGCTCCCCCACCCGGTGCTCCTCGACGAGTCCGGCGAGGTGGGCCGCGCCTACGGCGCCACCAACACGCCGCACCTGTTCGTGATCGACGCGGCCGGCCGGCTGGCCTACCGCGGCGCGGTGGACAACTCGCCCGACGGCGAGCGCGGCGCGCCGGAGGGCGGCGCGCTGGTGGAGTACGCGGCGGCGGCGGTGGACGACCTCCGGTCCGGCCGCCCGGTCCGGGTTCCGACGACCAAGGCCTACGGCTGCGGCGTCAAGTACGCCCGGTGA